The Streptomyces sp. NBC_01463 DNA window GCGACGTGGCCGTGGGAGGTGTGTCCCTCGTCGAGACCGCCGAGCGGTACGGGACGCCGGTCTACCTCCTCGACGAGGGCGAGGTGCGCGCACGCTGCCGTACGTATCGCCAGGCCTTTCCGGACACCGACGTCGTCTACGCGGCGAAGGCGTTCCTCTGCCGCGCCCTTCTGCACTGGGTGCGGGAGGAGGGACTCGGGCTGGACGTCTGCTCGGCCGGTGAGCTGGAGTTCGCCGTCACCAACGGCTTCCCGCCCGAGCGCATCGTGCTGCACGGCAACGCGAAGAGCCCCGAGGACCTGAGCGCCGCGCTCCGCCTGGGCGTCGGCCGGATCGTCATCGACAGCGCGTGGGAGATCGCCCGGCTGTCCGCCCTCGTCCCCGACGGCGCCCGCCAGAAGGTGCTGGTGCGGGTGGTCCCCGGGGTCAGCGCCGGCGGCCACGCCGCGATCCGCACCGGTACGGACGACCAGAAGTTCGGGCTCTCCCTCACCGACGGCAGCGCCCAGCACGCCATCGCCCGGATCCTCGGCCAGCCGCATCTGGAACTGGTCGGCCTGCACTGCCACATCGGCTCACAGATCACCACGGTCAAGCCCTACCTGACCGCGCTCCGGCGCATGACCGGGCTGCTGGCCCAGGTCCACCGGCAGCACGGAGCGGTGCTGCCGGAACTGGACATGGGCGGCGGGCACGCCGTCGCCTACCGGCCGGGCGAGGCTCCGCTCGACATCCCGTCCCTCGGCGCCCGGATCCACCGAGAACTCGCCACGAGCTGCGCCGCCGCCGGCATCCCCGTGCCCCGGCTCACCATCGAGCCGGGCCGCGCCCTGGTGGGGCCCGCGGGCGTGGCCCTCTACCGGGTGCTCGCCGTCAAACGGACCGGCGACCGCGTCTTCGTGGCGGTGGACGGCGGAATGAGCGACAACCCGCGGCCCGCGCTGTACGGCGCCCGCTACGCACCCCGGCTCATCGGCCGCCGCTCGACGGCCGAGCCCTGCACGGCGACCGTCGTCGGCCGGCACTGCGAGGCCGGCGACGTACTCGCCGCCGACGCGGTCGTCCCCGCCGACATCCACCCCGGCGATCTGGTGGCCATCCCGGTGGCGGGCGCCTACCACCTCTCCATGGCGTCGAGCTACAACGCGGTCGGGCGCCCGCCCGTGGTCGCCGTCCACGAAGGCCGCGACCGGCTGTTGATACGCCGCGAGTCCCTCGCCGACATCAACGGCCGCGACATCGGACTCTGAACCGGGGCCGGGCCTCGCTGCCGGCCTTTCGGCCCGCCGTCCCCTGGTGAACGCCGTACGTCCGCGGGCGGGCGCAACCTGCACCGGATTCATGGAGCAACCGTGAATACCCTGTGGAAGTGATGGCGG harbors:
- the lysA gene encoding diaminopimelate decarboxylase — protein: MPYAGAVAPANTAALSVWPASARLTSHGDVAVGGVSLVETAERYGTPVYLLDEGEVRARCRTYRQAFPDTDVVYAAKAFLCRALLHWVREEGLGLDVCSAGELEFAVTNGFPPERIVLHGNAKSPEDLSAALRLGVGRIVIDSAWEIARLSALVPDGARQKVLVRVVPGVSAGGHAAIRTGTDDQKFGLSLTDGSAQHAIARILGQPHLELVGLHCHIGSQITTVKPYLTALRRMTGLLAQVHRQHGAVLPELDMGGGHAVAYRPGEAPLDIPSLGARIHRELATSCAAAGIPVPRLTIEPGRALVGPAGVALYRVLAVKRTGDRVFVAVDGGMSDNPRPALYGARYAPRLIGRRSTAEPCTATVVGRHCEAGDVLAADAVVPADIHPGDLVAIPVAGAYHLSMASSYNAVGRPPVVAVHEGRDRLLIRRESLADINGRDIGL